From Apium graveolens cultivar Ventura chromosome 9, ASM990537v1, whole genome shotgun sequence, the proteins below share one genomic window:
- the LOC141687255 gene encoding E3 ubiquitin-protein ligase MIEL1-like isoform X1, protein MEQQNGDSVNDAHSPDKQDIGKMDYGCEHYRRRCKLRTPCCDQIYTCRHCHNEFTTALSNPKERHELVRHEIKQVVCAVCETEQPVAHVCSNCGVKMGEYFCNICKFFDDDTTKQQFHCDECGICRVGGRDNFFHCKKCASCYGVALLDNHSCVENSMKSHCPICYEFLFDSVKGTMIMKCGHTIHYDCFEEMSKQNQYRCPICSKSVLDMTTIWQRLDIEASAEVHATPMPRAYHYNVQILCNDCNRTSEVPFHLVGHKCNDCNSYNTRVITRVNNQQQ, encoded by the exons ATGGAACAACAGAATGGCGATTCTGTCAATGACGCTCACTCCCCCGACAAACAAGACATTGGAAAGATGGATTACGG ATGCGAGCATTATCGGCGACGGTGCAAGCTCCGAACTCCGTGCTGTGACCAGATATACACCTGCCGTCACTGCCATAATGAATTCacg ACTGCATTGAGCAATCCTAAGGAACGTCACGAGCTTGTTCGTCACGAAATTAAGCAA GTTGTTTGTGCAGTTTGCGAGACTGAGCAGCCG GTGGCTCATGTTTGTTCCAATTGCGGTGTGAAGATGGGGGAGTATTTCTGCAACATTTGCAAGTTTTTCGATGATGAT ACTACAAAGCAACAGTTTCATTGCGATGAATGTGGAATCTGTAG AGTTGGCGGTCGTGATAACTTTTTTCACTGCAAGAAATGTG CATCGTGCTATGGAGTTGCACTGCTTGATAATCACTCATGTGTAGAAAATTCAATGAAGAGCCATTGTCCCATCTGTTATGAA TTTCTTTTTGACTCGGTAAAAGGCACAATGATTATGAAATGTGGACACACAATCCATTACGATTGCTTCGAGGAAATGAGTAAGCAAAATCA GTACCGTTGTCCAATATGTTCCAAGTCAGTGCTTGACATGACTACTATTTGGCAAAGATTAGATATCGAG GCTTCAGCAGAG GTTCATGCTACTCCCATGCCCCGTGCATATCATTACAAT GTTCAGATCTTATGCAATGATTGCAATAGAACTAGCGAGGTACCATTTCACCTTGTGGGACACAAGTGCAATGACTGCAACTCATACAACACCCGGGTGATCACAAGAGTCAACAATCAACAACAGTAA
- the LOC141687255 gene encoding E3 ubiquitin-protein ligase MIEL1-like isoform X2 — MEQQNGDSVNDAHSPDKQDIGKMDYGCEHYRRRCKLRTPCCDQIYTCRHCHNEFTTALSNPKERHELVRHEIKQVVCAVCETEQPVAHVCSNCGVKMGEYFCNICKFFDDDTTKQQFHCDECGICRVGGRDNFFHCKKCASCYGVALLDNHSCVENSMKSHCPICYEFLFDSVKGTMIMKCGHTIHYDCFEEMSKQNQYRCPICSKSVLDMTTIWQRLDIEVHATPMPRAYHYNVQILCNDCNRTSEVPFHLVGHKCNDCNSYNTRVITRVNNQQQ, encoded by the exons ATGGAACAACAGAATGGCGATTCTGTCAATGACGCTCACTCCCCCGACAAACAAGACATTGGAAAGATGGATTACGG ATGCGAGCATTATCGGCGACGGTGCAAGCTCCGAACTCCGTGCTGTGACCAGATATACACCTGCCGTCACTGCCATAATGAATTCacg ACTGCATTGAGCAATCCTAAGGAACGTCACGAGCTTGTTCGTCACGAAATTAAGCAA GTTGTTTGTGCAGTTTGCGAGACTGAGCAGCCG GTGGCTCATGTTTGTTCCAATTGCGGTGTGAAGATGGGGGAGTATTTCTGCAACATTTGCAAGTTTTTCGATGATGAT ACTACAAAGCAACAGTTTCATTGCGATGAATGTGGAATCTGTAG AGTTGGCGGTCGTGATAACTTTTTTCACTGCAAGAAATGTG CATCGTGCTATGGAGTTGCACTGCTTGATAATCACTCATGTGTAGAAAATTCAATGAAGAGCCATTGTCCCATCTGTTATGAA TTTCTTTTTGACTCGGTAAAAGGCACAATGATTATGAAATGTGGACACACAATCCATTACGATTGCTTCGAGGAAATGAGTAAGCAAAATCA GTACCGTTGTCCAATATGTTCCAAGTCAGTGCTTGACATGACTACTATTTGGCAAAGATTAGATATCGAG GTTCATGCTACTCCCATGCCCCGTGCATATCATTACAAT GTTCAGATCTTATGCAATGATTGCAATAGAACTAGCGAGGTACCATTTCACCTTGTGGGACACAAGTGCAATGACTGCAACTCATACAACACCCGGGTGATCACAAGAGTCAACAATCAACAACAGTAA